A region of the Equus quagga isolate Etosha38 chromosome 11, UCLA_HA_Equagga_1.0, whole genome shotgun sequence genome:
AGCCTCGGGCGCAGACACTAGGCTGTGGCCCAAAGTGGAGGCAGTGGTTTCATTGGCATGGATGAGGCTTTTGTCCAAGGACGGTGTTGCTGCTGGACGGGTGGACTGCTGGATAGGCTGCAGGGTAGATGGCAGGTATGTCTGGGCAGGGGTGACTACGTCTGAAGATGCCCTTTCTGTGGGTTCAGGAGCCTGAGTGCTGGGGGGAGGTAAATGCTCCCGGTGGGCCACTCTCCCAAGGTTACCACGTCCACATTCTGGAGAGGCAAGAAGTGAGGAATCAGGGCTATGAGGGGACAAGGTGAAGAAGCAGATAGAGGGAAGGGTAGTGGGTCAAGGAGAACATCAAGGGAACAGCTGAAcggcaggagaggaaggcagaggcgGAGGGGAAAGTTGGGGGACAAGAAGTGAGCAAACCACAACATGGAACCACTGGGACCAGCGTGCATTCTGAACTGGGAAGTAAGTAGACCTGGGTTAGAACCCTGGCTCTATTACAAAGTAGCTGTATGACCTTACCCCTTGTCTCTTAACCTCTCTAGAACTCATTTCTTTAggtgtaaagtggagataatttTAGTACCAAGGGCCAGAGTAGCTGGGAGGATCCAATGAAATAATGTGGATCTGTGCAGCCGTAAGGGCAGTATGCGTACAACTGGTGCAACACAAGACAACTTTAGGTGGGACACGgaagaatattttgtattttaatagctgtgtgtttattttaggagaaaaatacaaCCAGCACATCAAATTTGTGACTTCACAGAGGTTATTGCTTAGGACAAGTTGCTACTTAAGTTTTTCAAACGTGGCTAgtgtacacttaagatttattcatttcagtgtatataaattttacctcaaaagaaaaaaggaagaataaaatattgaacTCTACTTAATAATATACATGCTGAAATGTTTGGGGATGAAGTATAGTCACGCCTGCAACTTACTTAGAAATGCATCAGAAAGAAGGGGGATTCATGATGGACAGTCAGACGGAGGTGCAATAAAGCAAAGATAGTTAAAATGTAATCTCagtaaagtataaaatatatttgttttcattatgtgcatattacataaaatatgtaaaatataaaaatataaaatcaaatgttGTAGAATCTAGGTGTGGGTATATGGATGTTGACGTACAATTCCTTCAACTTTTGTATATGTCTTTAACTTTCCataacaaaatattggaaaacaaaaatagtgcCCTtgagggaccagcccggtggcgcagcggttaagtgcgcacattccgctttggcagccccgggttcaccggttcagatcccgggtgcggacatggcactgcttggcacgctatgctgtggtaggctcccacatataaagtagaggaagatgggcacagacgttagctcagggccagcctttctcagcaaaaagaggaggattggcagcagatgttagctcagggctgatcttcctcaaaaaaaaaaaaaaatagtgcccttgattttaagaaaaacattaagtAAATAATAGCACGGGTGTTAGGATAAATTGGCAAAAACTCATGAAAGTGGTGGTGAATGATGTTTGGTAAAGAGGGACTTAAGTGAAAGTCCTTTGGCCTTAGCGTCAGACGGTTCTAGGAATGTCAGGGGCGCTGGGGGAAAGCGCTGAGGCAAAGAAAATTGTAAGGCGGAGGCAGATGAGCCCTAGAGACCGAGCCTGGAGACGAGGGCCAAACGCTCACCTTTGCGATCGAAGCAGCTTATCAATTCATGAACCCACTGGTCTTTGCTGCCCCCGCACACACTCCGGGAATGTAGCTGAAACCTGTCGGGAAACGACCTGTTCTCAGCTACACCTCCCGCCCCATCCTTTCCCCAGCTCTTTCCTCATACCGACGGAGTGACGTCACCACCAAGATAGAGCCCTTTCTGCTGGGGCTGGGCAATTCCAGATAGCTGGGACAAGGAAACGAAGGTGAACTGGGAGAATCAGGGCAATCATAAGCCGGAGAGGGGGCTAGGTCCTCCCAGAAGGAGTTCAAGTTTGACCAGAGAGGGTCCCAGAGGCGCTGTCTTcccggggtggggggtgtggggggttAAGATTACCTGACGTACGAACCACAGCGATCATAGCCTCTCAGTTGTTTTCGGAAATGTTTCATAATGTGAACCGTCGGAGGGGAGTCGGACGGAAATCTTGTATTACAGCGACAACTTCCAGCGATGCTGCCCTCGTTGCCATCCCCTGAGAGAGACAGCGAAGGTCTGCACAGGTTCCCACGCCAAAGGGCTCCCCCAGCTATTACTTAGCCTCCAACCCACTGCCCCATCGCAGCCTCTCACCTAGACCAGGGTCTGGTTCCCAGGCTCACCCACACATCACACCCCTCAAAGACGTCCATAATCCCACCCGGACCCCGGCGTCCttgagcctctgtttctctgCCCCAGCTGCCTTGGGGACTCTGGCGTACCTGGCTCCCCACTTATTTAACTCAACCTCGCGGCCctaaacccccccccccccgacacacacacacgcaaacactcATTGCCTTCCCGGGATTTGGGGATCTGGGCCCCAGCCCGCCCCTGACGAACCTTGCAGAGTCAGCAACGCTAGCAGGAGCAGGAGCTCGAAGGGCAGGGGTCCCCGGCGCCGCCTCATCTCGGCGCCGCCTCGCCGTCTGACTCTCAGACAGGCTCGAGAGCAAGATGTCCAGCTGATTTCTCAGGCTTTCGCCTCGACCCCCCGCTCCGCCGGAGATTCCGGGGCCGACTGCGGCCAAGGGCACCGAGTCTCGGCCGAAGAGGGGGCGCGAGGTGGCGGCGCCCTCCGTCCCCAAGCTGCGCCGCCTAGAACAGACAGCGCGGCCAGCCCTGGGGACCCCGGGCGTCCGCCCGCCTCCCGCGGCGGGGAAACCCCCGGAGGCGGAGCCCCTTCGCCCACGTCGGGCCCAGAGCCTTCGTCGACGGGGCGGCCAGGAATGTCTAAAGAAAGCGAAAGAAAAGTCAGGCTGCGGAGCGAGGCGGGACAGGCGGCCAGTGGCCGGACGGCCGATTGCAGTCGGGTTCAGGGATGCCGGTGCGCCCGCCCCAGGTCACTCCGCGGACCTGGGGATGCAGGTGAGCCGCTTCACCTCGCCTCTCCTCCGAGCCGCTTTCACTTCCCCCGTAGGGGTCCCGGCGCAACCGGACCTGTCACATGGCCGGGGTGATGACCGCGAGAAAGTTCGCGCGCTGGCCAGGCGCTCAGCTCACTCTTGATTCACCACCGGGGCGTGGCCACCGAGGGGCGGGCCGTGGGCGCGGGCAGCCCTGACGTCACGACCGCCCCGCCCCGAGGTATTTACCTTCGAAAAGTGGTGGCGGCTGCAGGTACCGGAGTAGTGGAGCGGCCAGAAGGGACTAGGTCTACTGGGGCGCACGGCCAAACCGATCCAAGCCAAAGGGATGCCTCGGCTCCTATTCCCTCCTCCTACACCCGGGAGACTGATCCCAAATTCTTCCCTCCTCACTAAACCCTTCTCCAGAGGATTAACCCTCCCTCATCTCTATCCCCAAGTCAAATCCTACTTTTGAGGGTTCGAGCCTCAAATTTTGAGCCCAAATACTATCTGACTGCTGACTACTCATCTTTAACCCTAATCTCCCGCTTTCAAGTCTAGTCCCGATTCTCATCCCGAACTCCCATCCTCAGCCCTGAAAACCCTATTCTCCGCTCATACCACTCATCCGTTGGCTCCACCCTGTGACCCTTAAACTCACACCCTTCCCAATCTTGTGACCCAGCTCCAAACTCTAACCGCTACCCTCTCCCTCACCATATATCCCTTCCTCTGCTTAATCTGGGCCCAGGCCCTGTGCCCCTGAAGACATGGAGTTTGTGTCTGGATACCGGGATGAGTTCCTTGATTTTGCTGCCCTCCTCTTTGGCTGGTTCCGCAAGTTTGTGGCAGAACGTGGGGCTGCAGGGGCCAGCGTTGATGGCCGCTGGCAACAGCTGGAGACTCAGATCAGAAGGCTGCCCCAGGACCCTGCCCTTTGGGTGCTCCACGTCTTGCCCAACCATAGTGTGGGCATCAGCCTGGggcaaggggcagagccaggccctggACCAGGTCTGGGGGCTGCCCGGCTCCTAGGAGATGAGCCCCCACTCCACCTTCGAGACCTAAGCCCCTATGTCAGCTTTGTCagcctggaggaaggggaggaagaggaggaggagaacgaggaagaggaagagaatgttGAGGAGGAGGGTGCAGGCGTGGAGAAGGTAGAaccagaggagggtggggagccaGCCCCTGTCAGCAGCGAGACCCCCCAGGAAGCAAACCCTCCAGGGGAGCCAGAGGAGgctgagcaggaggcaggaggtggcgAGGATGGCTGCCGAGAGGACAGGGCAGAGGACGAAACGGGGcctgagaggaggaagggacGGAGAAGTGGTAagaaccaggggccggccctgccctgccccccccccccccccaggcatCCTCCCCTTCTGACGCCCTCCTCTACTATTCAGAACCCAGCTAGGAGTCTCAAACAGGTGGCCTTCAGGCCAACAGGCCTGAAAAGCTGTTTTCATTGACCTTTCAttcagtgatttttgttttttagtttgaGCCAACATttaaacattgaaagaaaaaaattccagatgCCTGGATTTATACCTTCTCAAGAAAAACATAAAGTTCTGACAGCAGGCCCACATTTCTACATGGCAGCAAATGCTGGTACTATGTAGCAGCTGTCCCCTTGAGATGAGGCACACCCTCTCTACCTAATCCCCTTTACTCACTTAGTTTACTTGCCTCACCCCTGTAGGTATTTGAATTTGGTACCCACACCCCtgacttttcccttcctccccagaggCTGCCCCCCTGCACCTTTCCTGCCTTTTACTGGTGACGGATGAATATGGCACCATCTTGGGCATTGACCTGCTAATGGGTGGAGCCCAGGGGAGTGCCGGCAGGGTCTCAGGGACAGAGAACCTGGCTCCTCGGGCCTATGCTCtcctctgccacagcatgacctgccCCATGGGCTCTGGAGACCCCCGAAAGCCCCGACAGCTTACCGTGGGAGACGCTCAGCTGCACAGGTACAGAAATCCGGTATCTGAGGGGGAGGAGGCCGGGGGGTCTGGACTCTTGAACCCTCCAGCCTGATGCTGTCTCTACCCCCATTCAGAGAGCTGGAGAGTCTGGTCCCAAGGCTGGGAGTGAAGTTAGCCAAGACCCCAATGCGGACATGGGGTCCCCAGCCAGGCTTCACCTTTGCCTCCCTTCGGGCCCGAACCTGCCATGTTTGTCACAGGCACAGCTTTGAAGTGAAGCTGACACCCTGGTGAGCAGCCTGCAAAGATggagtgagagggaggaagaCCCTAATAGTTAGGCAAATAGAGAGAAAACAGGCCGGTGGGGGGCCCAGCAGACAGACAAAGAGAGGGACTGGGaaataagaagatgaaaaaaaataataagctgtTACAGGCAGAGTATAAGGAAAAACAGACTGCGTGACCTATGGGCAGCTGCAGGGCAGATGGACAGTGGACAGAGGACCTCCAGAGGTTAACACTGGGTGCCCACCATCCCTGTGATCCCAGCCCCCAGTGCAGTGCTGTCTTATACTGTGGAGAGGCTTGTCTCCGGGCCGACTGGCAGCGATGCCCAGATGATGTGAGCCACCGATTTTGGTGCCCAAGGCTTGCAGCCTTCATGGAGCGAGCTGAAGAACTGGCAACCCTGCCTTTTACCTACACCGCAGGTACCAAAAAGAGGTCAGGATGgtgggggaaactgagaccaggTGTTTGGGACTGGGGACTGGGTGCCTGGGAACAGAGTCCTGGGGCTGAAGTCTAAGTGCCTGGGGCTGGAGTCTAGATTCCTGGATTAAGGGCTGGATGTGGGGTATTGGGGGCTGGGGGTTAGACCCCTAGGGCTGAAGACAGGGTCTCTGGAGCTGAGGACTGAGGCCTGGGTCCCTGAGAGCTTAAGGGATTTGGGAGTAGGGATTCAAACACTCACTTCCCAGCTCCACCACAAACAGGTGACCTTAATCAAActacttctcagagcctcagtttcctcatctgtaaaataggaatagtaaCAAATGTTAAGACCCAGGGAACTGCTATAAGGATTCTGTGGGTTTGATGACTGCTACATTGTAAACACTCAGAAATGTTAGTTGGCTCCATGACCAGAACCAGACTCAGACCCAGGGTcc
Encoded here:
- the CXCL16 gene encoding C-X-C motif chemokine 16; the encoded protein is MRRRRGPLPFELLLLLALLTLQGDGNEGSIAGSCRCNTRFPSDSPPTVHIMKHFRKQLRGYDRCGSYVRFQLHSRSVCGGSKDQWVHELISCFDRKECGRGNLGRVAHREHLPPPSTQAPEPTERASSDVVTPAQTYLPSTLQPIQQSTRPAATPSLDKSLIHANETTASTLGHSLVSAPEAGENQKQLKEHVGSAIGTSVTVAVPSLLAIVFFLTGVLLYVLCKKREKTLRPSPDLQAHYERVAPD
- the ZMYND15 gene encoding zinc finger MYND domain-containing protein 15 gives rise to the protein MEFVSGYRDEFLDFAALLFGWFRKFVAERGAAGASVDGRWQQLETQIRRLPQDPALWVLHVLPNHSVGISLGQGAEPGPGPGLGAARLLGDEPPLHLRDLSPYVSFVSLEEGEEEEEENEEEEENVEEEGAGVEKVEPEEGGEPAPVSSETPQEANPPGEPEEAEQEAGGGEDGCREDRAEDETGPERRKGRRSEAAPLHLSCLLLVTDEYGTILGIDLLMGGAQGSAGRVSGTENLAPRAYALLCHSMTCPMGSGDPRKPRQLTVGDAQLHRELESLVPRLGVKLAKTPMRTWGPQPGFTFASLRARTCHVCHRHSFEVKLTPCPQCSAVLYCGEACLRADWQRCPDDVSHRFWCPRLAAFMERAEELATLPFTYTAEVTSETFNKEAFLASRGLTGGYWTQLSMLIPGPGTPRHPWGSTPCLNLLLGGDPYQLLQGDGPALMPPLPPDPPRGLFGSWQDYYTWRGLSLDSPVAVLLTYPLTVYYVITHLVPQSFPELNIQNKQSLKIHVVEAGKEFDLVMVFWELLVLLPHVALEMQFVGDGLPPESDQQHFTLQRNGPEVSARSSPGVSARLNSGTKEKGGHRDLQIKVSARPYHLLQGPKPDLVIGFNSGFGLKDTWLSSLPRLQSLRVPAFFTESSEYGCVMDDQTMAVATGGGTSPPQPNPFRSPFRLRAGDNCMPWYCNAFIFHLVYKPPQGNGARPAPRPAPPAPTPAAPPVPARRRRGEKKLRRGARRRR